In the Magnolia sinica isolate HGM2019 chromosome 15, MsV1, whole genome shotgun sequence genome, one interval contains:
- the LOC131228100 gene encoding putative disease resistance protein RGA3 codes for MAELVVSGLLQVIIERLASPILEQCELLWGVRDEIENLSSKLSTIQAVLEDAEEQQVKSKALQNWLGKLKCVVYDADDILDDFTIEMEAEPKVEAKRKKVEIGDCFKKVGTFFSASNPLVSRSNMADKIKEIGRRLDAIAEERSKFHLKEVERVLEIQGREPTDSFVIESDVYGREEDKKKVMELLIGEDNGEDVTVIPIVGMGGLGKTTLSQLAFNDERAAKHFELRMWVCVSDDFSVSRVTKDIIESATNSKCDLQNMDQLQRRLRELVSEKKFLLVLDDVWDEKPMNWDRLKQFLRGGTRGTKIIVTTRSEKVASIMGTIPSYHLPVLSDADCWSLFKQRAFVHGQQEHPNLIMHGKEIVKKCGGVPLAAKTLGSLMRLKTEEREWLLVRQSEIWNLPEDENHIFPALKLSYYHLPSHLKQCFAYCSIFPKDYRIEKKKLIRLWMAEGFLQSSDEIKQREDIGGEYFNNLLWRSFFQDVGKDGDGNIQWCKMHDLVHDLACSVAGNECSILKVNNTVNISNMSRARRLSLECEFSDCVITVRNDSRTADHLRTLLVLGGWNMVSDPCELWVHFMRLRVLDLRGVNVIMESLVSIGELKHLRYLDLSYTKIKALPESICSLHHLQTLRLLGCDDLAELPRDMSKMTSLRHLEISSCHELTHMPANMGELKFLQTLPIFIIGKDSGRGIRELQGLNLGGNLIIRNLENVTCPADAQVANLKEKPNLHKLYFSWGQNINLQLEGIVEQTLEGLQPHPNLKRLVVEGYVGVRFPQWMSNSSLLNLIEISLINCTRSEQLPSVGQLPFLKVLEVKGLYAVERIDNHFYGDVIPRGFPSLEILRLIDMPYLEEWSGFNGRGVFPCLKKLLVDTCPKLESITGKLGNLAALESLNILKCDKLVSLPEELQNSTSLHWLMIENCNSLRSFRIQGLSSLQNLSIQHCKSLTSLIGGLQHLTALKSLKIDECPKLASLPEGMQHLTALRELSISGIEKLTSLPEWLQHAITLQQLNIRNCKSLTALPEWIGNLSLLRELTICNCEKLECLPSGLQLLTNLQRLKIIGFPSLMALPEGIGNLSSLQLLEIENCEKLECLPSGLQLLTNLQNLLIRRLPSLTALPECIGNLSLLRRLMIAYCEKLECLPSGLQLLTNLQTLSICRLPSLTALPEWIGNLSSLQELNITDCEKLECLPYRLQLLTNLQDLSIWSLPSLTALPEWIGNLALLRRLKIAYCEKLQCLPSGLQRLTNLQTLSIWRLPSLMALPESIGNLSLLRRLTIACCEKLECLPSGLQLLTNLQTLSIRRLPSLTALPESIGNLSLLRQLTITCCEKLECLPSGLQRLTNLQHLRIYECPQLEKRCEKEKGEDWQYIAHIPRIQISMQKIPL; via the coding sequence ATGGCAGAATTAGTTGTATCAGGCCTTCTTCAAGTGATTATCGAAAGACTAGCCTCCCCAATCCTAGAACAGTGTGAACTGTTGTGGGGTGTTCGCGATGAGATTGAAAATCTAAGCAGTAAGTTATCAACGATACAAGCCGTGCTTGAAGATGCAGAGGAGCAGCAGGTAAAGAGCAAGGCGCTGCAGAATTGGCTGGGAAAGCTGAAATGTGTGGTTTATGATGCAGATGATATATTGGATGATTTCACAATAGAAATGGAAGCAGAACCAAAAGTGGAAGCTAAACGCAAAAAAGTGGAGATTGGGGATTGCTTTAAGAAGGTAGGCACGTTCTTTTCGGCATCCAACCCGCTGGTGTCCCGTTCAAATATGGCAGATAAGATAAAGGAGATAGGGCGGAGATTAGATGCGATTGCTGAAGAGAGGTCTAAATTCCATTTGAAAGAGGTAGAACGGGTGTTGGAGATTCAAGGCCGAGAACCAACTGACTCGTTTGTAATTGAGTCAGATGTTTATGGAAGGGAGGAAGATAAAAAAAAAGTAATGGAATTACTGATTGGTGAGGATAATGGAGAGGATGTTACAGTCATCCCCATAGTCGGTATGGGGGGCCTTGGGAAGACCACACTCTCTCAATTAGCTTTCAATGACGAGAGGGCAGCGAAGCATTTCGAGCTAAGAATGTGGGTTTGTGTGTCGGATGATTTCAGTGTGAGCAGGGTAACAAAAGATATCATAGAGTCAGCAACTAATAGCAAATGTGATCTCCAAAACATGGATCAACTGCAACGTCGGCTCCGAGAGCTGGTGAGTGAGAAGAAATTTTTACTTGTgttggatgatgtgtgggatgAAAAACCCATGAACTGGGATCGATTGAAACAATTTCTCAGAGGAGGTACTAGGGGTACTAAAATCATTGTAACTACCCGCAGTGAAAAAGTTGCTTCAATCATGGGCACTATCCCTTCATACCATTTGCCAGTATTATCAGATGCTGATTGTTGGTCTCTGTTCAAGCAACGAGCGTTTGTGCATGGACAACAAGAACATCCAAACCTCATAATGCATGGAAAGGAAATTGTAAAGAAGTGTGGTGGTGTCCCATTGGCAGCAAAGACGCTCGGAAGCTTGATGCGGCTTAAAACAGAGGAAAGAGAGTGGTTGCTTGTCAGACAAAGTGAAATTTGGAATCTACCTGAAGATGAGAATCACATTTTTCCAGCTCTAAAGTTGAGTTATTATCATCTTCCATCACATTTGAAGCAATGCTTTGCCTACTGCTCAATATTTCCAAAAGATTATAGAATTGAAAAGAAGAAACTGATCCGACTTTGGATGGCAGAAGGTTTCCTTCAATCATCAGATGAAATTAAACAAAGGGAAGACATTGGTGGAGAGTATTTTAATAATCTGTTGTGGCGGTCCTTCTTTCAAGATGTTGGGAAAGATGGTGATGGGAATATACAATGGTGCAAGATGCATGACCTCGTGCATGATCTTGCATGCTCTGTTGCAGGGAATGAATGCTCAATTCTGAAGGTCAATAATACAGTGAATATCTCTAACATGAGCCGGGCTCGTCGTTTGTCCTTAGAGTGCGAGTTTAGTGATTGCGTCATAACAGTTCGAAATGACTCGAGGACAGCAGACCATCTGCGAACACTGCTTGTGCTTGGAGGATGGAATATGGTCAGCGATCCTTGTGAACTATGGGTACATTTTATGCGCTTGCGTGTGTTAGATTTAAGAGGAGTAAATGTCATTATGGAGTCGCTGGTTTCAATTGGTGAGTTGAAACACTTGAGATATCTCGACCTGTCTTATACTAAAATAAAAGCCCTTCCTGAATCTATCTGCAGTCTTCACCATTTGCAAACCTTGAGACTCTTGGGCTGTGATGATCTTGCAGAGTTACCCAGGGACATGAGCAAAATGACTAGCCTAAGACATCTTGAAATCAGTTCATGCCATGAATTGACCCATATGCCAGCTAATATGGGAGAATTGAAGTTCCTTCAGACGTTGCCAATATTCATCATTGGTAAGGATAGTGGACGTGGTATAAGAGAGCTGCAGGGCTTAAACCTTGGAGGAAACTTGATTATTCGAAACCTTGAGAATGTGACGTGTCCAGCAGATGCCCAGGTTGCCAACTTGAAGGAGAAGCCAAACCTTCATAAGTTATACTTTTCATGGGGTCAGAACATTAATCTTCAGTTGGAAGGAATTGTTGAGCAAACACTCGAAGGTCTCCAACCGCATCCAAATCTCAAAAGGTTGGTGGTGGAAGGGTATGTGGGTGTCAGATTTCCGCAATGGATGAGTAATTCGTCGCTTTTGAATCTGATTGAAATCTCACTGATTAATTGCACAAGGAGCGAACAGCTCCCGTCAGTTGGCCAATTACCATTCCTTAAGGTTCTTGAAGTAAAAGGATTGTATGCTGTGGAACGCATCGACAATCATTTCTATGGCGATGTTATTCCACGGGGATTCCCATCACTGGAAATACTCAGGTTGATAGATATGCCTTATTTAGAGGAGTGGTCAGGATTCAACGGAAGAGGAGTATTCCCCTGCCTCAAAAAATTACTTGTCGACACATGCCCAAAGCTCGAGTCTATAACAGGGAAGCTTGGAAACCTTGCTGCTCTCGAGTCTCTGAATATTTTAAAATGTGATAAGCTGGTATCATTGCCAGAGGAGTTACAAAACTCCACATCTCTCCATTGGCTGATGATTGAAAATTGCAATAGTCTAAGGTCCTTCAGAATTCAAGGCTTAAGCTCTCTTCAAAATCTTTCCATTCAGCATTGTAAAAGCCTAACGAGTTTGATAGGGGGGCTGCAACACCTCACTGCCTTAAAATCTTTGAAGATTGATGAATGTCCAAAGCTGGCTTCTTTACCAGAGGGTATGCAACACCTCACCGCTCTTCGTGAATTAAGCATCAGCGGAATTGAGAAGTTAACATCTTTGCCGGAATGGTTACAGCATGCCATAACACTGCAACAGCTCAACATCCGTAATTGCAAAAGTCTTACGGCTCTGCCAGAGTGGATAGGAAACCTGTCATTGCTTCGAGAATTGACGATCTGCAATTGTGAAAAGCTTGAGTGTTTGCCATCCGGgctgcaactcctaacaaaccTCCAACGTCTAAAAATCATTGGTTTTCCAAGTCTAATGGCTCTGCCGGAGGGGATAGGAAACCTGTCCTCGCTTCAACTGTTGGAGATTGAGAATTGTGAAAAATTGGAGTGTTTGCCATCCGGgctgcaactcctaacaaaccTCCAGAATCTATTAATCAGGAGATTGCCAAGTCTAACGGCTCTGCCAGAGTGCATAGGAAACCTGTCATTGCTTCGACGATTAATGATCGCCTATTGTGAAAAATTGGAGTGTTTGCCATCCGGgctgcaactcctaacaaaccTCCAAACCCTATCAATCTGTAGATTGCCAAGTCTAACGGCTCTGCCAGAGTGGATAGGAAACCTGTCTTCGCTTCAAGAATTGAATATTACAGATTGTGAAAAATTGGAGTGTTTGCCATACAGgctgcaactcctaacaaaccTCCAGGATCTATCAATCTGGAGTTTGCCAAGTCTAACAGCTCTGCCAGAGTGGATAGGAAACCTGGCATTGCTTCGACGATTAAAGATCGCCTATTGTGAAAAACTACAGTGTTTGCCATCCGGGTTGCAACGCCTAACAAACCTCCAAACTCTATCAATATGGAGATTGCCAAGTCTAATGGCTCTGCCAGAGTCGATAGGAAACCTGTCATTGCTTCGCCGATTAACGATTGCCTGTTGTGAAAAACTGGAGTGTTTGCCATCCGGgctgcaactcctaacaaaccTCCAAACTCTATCAATCAGGAGACTTCCAAGTCTAACGGCTCTGCCAGAGTCGATAGGAAACCTGTCGTTGCTTCGACAATTAACGATCACCTGTTGTGAAAAACTGGAGTGTTTGCCATCCGGGCTGCAACGCCTAACAAATCTCCAACATCTACGTATATATGAATGCCCCCAATTAGAGAAGCGATGCGAGAAGGAGAAAGGCGAGGATTGGCAATACATAGCACACATCCCAAGAATCCAAATATCGATGCAAAAGATCCCTTTGTAA